Proteins found in one Methylophaga thalassica genomic segment:
- a CDS encoding PglL family O-oligosaccharyltransferase: MQNQRLSPSRILECLLFLLFVVSPFYITSSIGGTGFDLPFNISVWFAATLVIGFMLWHIASSDTITLPKNYLYLLMLPAGILLSAVIAGVVEPVTWLFRILYILAGVIFLFGLFQYKSLSVERVLFFIVLSGLLVSIYGVVQIHHWQNYIGGFLLSSKNLLPTTIFQQVNVTASYLATSILIATYLLFTSSINTKKAFQSLLYITILIGSYVLVTSGSRTGLLSLGVGLIFLLLGLLKSVTKQKAKLSTLIVILLVSSWAGQAGLNRTADKAYTLVKAENSEARVVIYGAALDSIQSSPIFGHGIGSYKSEWLAHSPSWYEDYQNVSMPYTLGHPHNELLMWAVEGGALAVIGILVALTSTVWLIVRFYGMISLTYFSLLLPISLHNMVELPFYISSLHWFVWLFLIYLALKNIVIDNNNLLSQMARLSLRGITIVFSLVSFLFILQTAIAQKDITDYVYGRSTDKPLQQALINPYFQADARAMANRSVLYHAIENGDKQKIMQLLEQFQHELDTNPDLKLFEDVINGYEAIKDKEQSCFVAEHALMIYPWNGGLKQYLASCANK, translated from the coding sequence ATGCAAAACCAACGATTATCACCCAGCAGAATTCTTGAATGTTTGCTGTTTTTACTTTTTGTTGTTTCGCCGTTTTACATTACGTCGAGTATTGGTGGTACGGGTTTTGATTTACCTTTTAATATTTCGGTTTGGTTTGCAGCAACACTAGTCATTGGGTTTATGCTCTGGCATATCGCTAGTAGCGACACGATTACCTTACCCAAAAATTATCTTTACCTATTGATGCTGCCAGCTGGCATTTTATTATCCGCTGTCATTGCCGGTGTGGTTGAACCTGTCACATGGTTATTCAGAATTTTATATATCCTTGCCGGTGTTATTTTTCTATTTGGATTATTTCAGTATAAAAGCCTGTCGGTTGAGCGAGTGTTGTTCTTTATTGTGCTATCAGGCTTGCTCGTTTCCATCTATGGCGTTGTCCAGATACATCACTGGCAGAATTATATTGGCGGCTTTTTACTAAGCTCAAAAAATCTTTTACCCACCACAATTTTTCAGCAAGTGAACGTAACGGCAAGTTATCTCGCTACATCAATATTAATTGCCACTTACCTGCTGTTTACTTCCTCAATTAATACTAAAAAAGCATTTCAGTCGCTTCTTTATATCACGATCCTAATAGGTAGTTATGTCTTGGTAACATCAGGGTCAAGAACGGGGTTGTTGTCACTGGGAGTTGGTCTTATTTTTCTGCTACTTGGTTTGTTAAAATCTGTAACAAAGCAAAAAGCGAAGTTAAGCACGTTGATAGTGATTTTATTAGTGTCTTCGTGGGCAGGACAAGCAGGTTTAAATAGAACAGCAGATAAAGCCTATACTTTAGTCAAGGCAGAAAACTCAGAAGCAAGAGTCGTTATCTACGGCGCTGCACTAGATTCAATTCAATCATCGCCAATTTTTGGGCATGGTATTGGTAGTTACAAATCTGAATGGTTAGCTCACTCACCCAGTTGGTATGAGGATTATCAGAATGTATCGATGCCATACACTCTGGGCCATCCTCATAATGAGTTATTGATGTGGGCTGTGGAAGGAGGAGCGCTCGCAGTTATAGGCATTTTGGTAGCGTTGACATCTACAGTTTGGTTGATAGTACGTTTCTATGGAATGATAAGTCTTACTTACTTTTCATTGTTGTTACCTATTTCTTTACACAACATGGTCGAGCTGCCATTTTATATTTCATCATTACACTGGTTTGTATGGTTATTTCTTATTTACCTGGCATTAAAAAATATCGTTATTGATAACAATAATCTGCTTAGTCAGATGGCGAGACTGTCTCTTCGAGGTATTACAATAGTATTTAGTCTGGTTTCATTCTTATTCATACTACAAACAGCCATAGCTCAAAAAGATATCACCGATTATGTCTATGGTCGCTCAACTGATAAGCCACTTCAGCAGGCATTGATAAATCCTTATTTTCAGGCTGATGCCAGAGCGATGGCTAACAGAAGCGTGCTTTACCATGCAATTGAAAATGGCGATAAACAAAAAATCATGCAACTACTTGAACAATTTCAACATGAATTAGATACGAATCCTGACTTAAAACTATTTGAAGATGTCATTAACGGTTATGAAGCGATAAAGGATAAAGAGCAAAGTTGTTTTGTTGCTGAACATGCATTAATGATTTATCCATGGAATGGTGGCTTGAAGCAATACTTGGCAAGCTGTGCAAACAAGTGA
- a CDS encoding protein adenylyltransferase SelO, with protein sequence MTQTNESNTTNSLLDWQFDNQFIQRLPADPETGNFRRQVLGACFSYVTPRKATSPTLMAYSAEMAEELGLSDEDCNSDLFKQVFVGNQQLEGMQPHAQCYGGHQFGNWAGQLGDGRAINLGEVIGESGQRWSLQLKGSGETPYSRTADGLAVLRSSVREFLCSEAMYHLGVPTTRALSLITTGDDVIRDMFYDGRPQSEPGAVVCRVAPSFLRLGSYEIFSARGDSETLKTLVDYTIDTFYPHLGTPSKQSYLDWFREICERTADMVVDWMRVGFVHGVFNTDNTSVLGLTIDYGPYGWIDDYDPNWTPNTTDATGKRYRFGAQPQIAQWNLLQMANAIYPLIDDAEALRDILNDYVTVYTDKWQQMRADKLGLSEFKPADEELHQDLNRVMQLTETDMTLFYRHLANVKVTDKKKTNDELLSPLMVAFYSPDALSQADKNDIANWVRDYLNRVEEEGISDEKRKTKMNTVNPKYVLRNYLSQLAIDKAEQGDPSLINELLEVMRHPYDEQPQYESYAAKRPDWARNKPGCSMLSCSS encoded by the coding sequence ATGACACAGACAAATGAAAGCAATACCACAAATAGCCTGCTTGACTGGCAGTTTGATAATCAATTTATTCAGCGTTTACCTGCTGATCCAGAAACAGGTAATTTCCGCAGACAAGTGCTTGGCGCTTGTTTTTCCTATGTCACACCAAGAAAAGCAACATCACCGACGTTGATGGCCTACTCAGCAGAAATGGCCGAAGAACTTGGACTCAGTGATGAGGATTGTAACAGCGACTTATTCAAGCAGGTTTTTGTCGGCAACCAACAACTTGAAGGCATGCAACCCCATGCCCAATGTTATGGCGGTCACCAGTTTGGTAATTGGGCTGGTCAGCTAGGCGACGGTCGTGCTATCAATTTGGGTGAAGTTATTGGTGAGTCAGGCCAGCGCTGGAGCTTGCAACTTAAAGGTTCAGGAGAAACGCCCTACTCACGTACAGCTGATGGTCTGGCCGTGTTGCGTTCATCCGTACGTGAGTTTTTATGTAGTGAAGCCATGTACCATCTTGGCGTGCCAACCACCCGAGCATTGAGCCTTATCACCACAGGTGACGATGTGATTCGGGATATGTTTTATGATGGCCGGCCACAGAGCGAACCTGGTGCAGTAGTCTGCCGAGTTGCACCCTCCTTTCTGCGTCTGGGCAGTTATGAAATATTTAGTGCCCGTGGCGACAGCGAAACCTTAAAAACCTTGGTCGATTACACCATTGATACGTTTTATCCTCACTTAGGTACGCCAAGTAAACAGAGTTACTTAGACTGGTTCCGAGAAATCTGTGAACGCACAGCCGATATGGTGGTTGACTGGATGCGAGTGGGTTTTGTGCATGGTGTGTTTAATACAGATAACACATCCGTGCTCGGCCTGACTATCGATTACGGCCCTTATGGCTGGATTGATGACTACGATCCCAACTGGACGCCCAACACCACTGATGCAACCGGTAAGCGTTATCGTTTTGGTGCACAACCACAAATTGCCCAATGGAATTTATTGCAAATGGCTAACGCCATCTATCCACTGATTGATGATGCTGAAGCGTTGAGAGATATTCTGAATGACTATGTCACTGTCTATACAGATAAATGGCAACAGATGCGTGCAGATAAATTGGGACTATCTGAATTTAAGCCTGCAGATGAAGAGCTACATCAGGATCTAAATCGCGTTATGCAACTCACCGAAACTGATATGACCTTGTTCTATCGGCACCTCGCTAATGTAAAAGTCACTGATAAAAAGAAAACCAATGATGAGCTTCTCTCACCCTTAATGGTGGCTTTTTATTCACCTGATGCACTCAGTCAGGCAGATAAAAATGATATAGCCAACTGGGTCAGAGATTATCTCAACCGTGTTGAGGAAGAAGGCATCAGTGACGAAAAACGTAAAACAAAGATGAACACTGTTAACCCCAAATATGTTCTGCGTAACTATTTGTCGCAACTTGCCATCGATAAAGCGGAACAAGGCGACCCAAGCCTAATCAATGAACTGTTGGAGGTGATGCGTCACCCCTATGATGAACAACCACAATATGAAAGCTATGCAGCAAAACGTCCTGACTGGGCCAGGAACAAACCCGGCTGCTCAATGCTCTCATGTAGTTCATAG
- a CDS encoding pilin → MKKVQQGFTLIELMIVVAIIGILAAIALPAYQTYTDKARYTEVVMAATSVKTAVEVCAQVQGGFNRCTAGSNGVPDNVTGAPTIVNTVDWTVDSDTQGVITVTPDADAPGNIDDSAVYTMTGTYNGGVVTWSGSCTATPDLC, encoded by the coding sequence ATGAAAAAAGTCCAACAAGGTTTTACATTAATCGAACTGATGATTGTTGTAGCTATCATAGGTATTTTGGCAGCAATTGCTTTGCCAGCTTATCAAACATACACTGACAAGGCTCGTTATACTGAAGTTGTAATGGCAGCAACGAGTGTTAAAACTGCTGTAGAAGTCTGCGCTCAAGTACAGGGTGGTTTTAACCGTTGTACTGCAGGTTCAAATGGTGTACCTGATAATGTTACTGGCGCCCCAACAATAGTTAATACTGTAGATTGGACTGTCGATAGTGATACTCAAGGTGTTATTACTGTCACACCTGATGCTGATGCGCCTGGTAATATTGATGATTCTGCTGTTTATACCATGACTGGTACATATAACGGTGGAGTTGTTACATGGAGCGGTTCTTGCACAGCAACACCTGATCTTTGTTAA
- a CDS encoding FecR family protein encodes MHPKHQAVIEDQVLQEASIWFAILQSDNVSREDQQKWREWLSQHPANQLAWEQIEGIQAEFNQAANSSASQYVIKHTPSRFFASKTTSLFSAVLIIIVSLLTFSFFTPFYSEMDKRHFQTAVGETRLIRLADGTQLWLNTNSSIDTQFTADLRQIILNKGEIFISSGKDKEYHHRPLVVDTKDGRLTALGTRFNVRYENNKTSLSVFEGAVKTAPSQQPTAIITHAGEQTIFNQQKILTNSLPVDPVNEAWTNGILLANDMPLCDFITELNRYQESMIICPNELNTLRLMGSYPLNNIPRVLTAVEHSLPVHIWQVNKKIWRIDKTR; translated from the coding sequence ATGCATCCCAAACATCAGGCCGTTATTGAAGATCAGGTATTACAGGAAGCCTCAATCTGGTTCGCCATATTACAAAGCGACAATGTCAGCAGAGAAGATCAACAAAAATGGCGGGAATGGCTATCGCAACACCCCGCTAATCAACTGGCCTGGGAACAAATAGAAGGTATTCAGGCAGAATTTAATCAAGCGGCAAACTCATCTGCATCCCAATACGTTATTAAACATACACCCTCGCGGTTTTTTGCCTCTAAAACGACCTCTCTTTTCAGTGCTGTCCTGATCATCATCGTTTCACTGTTAACTTTCTCTTTTTTCACTCCTTTTTATTCAGAAATGGATAAAAGGCATTTCCAGACAGCCGTGGGAGAAACACGTCTGATTCGCTTAGCTGATGGCACTCAGCTCTGGCTTAATACCAATAGCAGTATCGATACTCAATTCACTGCTGATTTACGTCAAATCATCTTAAATAAAGGTGAAATATTCATTAGCAGTGGTAAAGATAAGGAATATCATCATCGTCCATTGGTAGTAGACACAAAAGATGGCCGGCTCACCGCACTGGGCACGCGTTTCAATGTTCGTTATGAAAATAACAAAACCTCGCTGAGCGTCTTCGAAGGTGCTGTAAAAACAGCGCCGAGCCAACAGCCAACTGCGATCATCACCCACGCTGGTGAACAAACCATTTTTAATCAACAAAAGATACTGACAAACTCATTGCCTGTAGATCCGGTCAATGAAGCCTGGACCAACGGCATATTGCTCGCCAACGATATGCCCCTGTGTGACTTTATTACTGAGCTCAATCGTTACCAGGAATCGATGATTATCTGTCCAAACGAACTCAATACCCTGCGCCTGATGGGCAGCTACCCACTCAATAATATTCCCAGAGTGTTAACGGCCGTTGAGCACTCATTGCCTGTACATATCTGGCAAGTAAACAAGAAAATATGGCGTATCGATAAAACCCGTTAA
- a CDS encoding sigma-70 family RNA polymerase sigma factor, translated as MNNLTYQQDKEVTALYIEHKSWLHRWLRNKLQCDELARDLVQSTFVRLLLKPETINELKQPRAYLTTIAHGLVNDHWRRQHVVQAYLEALALYPEELCPSEEHRAIALDTLMELVSLLANMKKPVRDAFILSQIEGLTYRQISHKLAVSERTIKTYMADAMMQCLRVKNAYS; from the coding sequence TTGAACAATCTTACCTACCAACAGGATAAAGAAGTCACTGCTCTCTATATTGAGCATAAGAGCTGGCTACACCGTTGGCTACGTAACAAGCTTCAATGTGATGAGTTAGCACGTGATCTGGTGCAATCGACGTTTGTCAGATTATTGCTTAAACCTGAAACGATTAACGAACTTAAACAGCCACGCGCCTATCTGACCACCATCGCACACGGCCTGGTTAATGATCACTGGCGCCGCCAGCATGTTGTGCAAGCCTATCTCGAGGCACTGGCTTTATATCCTGAAGAACTTTGCCCATCTGAAGAACACCGTGCTATTGCTTTAGACACATTGATGGAGTTAGTCAGCTTATTAGCAAATATGAAAAAGCCTGTTCGTGATGCCTTTATTTTATCTCAGATAGAAGGCCTCACCTATCGGCAAATCAGTCACAAGCTGGCTGTTTCTGAACGCACAATCAAAACGTATATGGCTGATGCCATGATGCAATGCTTACGTGTTAAAAACGCCTATTCATAA
- a CDS encoding tetratricopeptide repeat protein, translating to MKKNAPLRPLSQAEIQPIINALNSGQLAMAEAMSKKLLKQFPNAFVLYNLYGNALAGQNKTKEAVEAFRKAIKIDPSIAEMHFNLAALLTNMNRHEEAIQSYKKAVSLKPNLVDAYYNMGIAHQALKQYPQASQNYQKAIELEPGFYEAMVNLGVVLQEQGMLIEAINTYNQALQIHNDAQIYFNLGTAYKNQGKLGEAIAAYNKALELNPDYADVHRSVGEVLRDQGRYDESVAAYKRALELNPDLPMANYSLAVYLYDSGDLQGALEHFQRSQYADWQERSLYCLYKTGQFDKFKNGLDALKRSKDNSPFLATLAGHYAENFGTENDYNFCKNPLDFVFHTEIPELKNSSEFLNQLLQDIHTCDVDEKSQGRLFNGVQSSGNLFKRPEASFRQLAEYVAQAVERYRQTFAGENCQFVKAFPKTTEFASSWYVKMKSGGHLTSHIHEEGWVSGSLYLSLPKNKQHEHEGSIELSTHGDDYPKKHDNFPTKTIAPEVGDLVMFPSSCFHRTIPFSSDEERICIAFDLKPM from the coding sequence ATGAAAAAGAACGCGCCCCTAAGACCACTATCTCAAGCAGAAATTCAACCCATCATCAATGCGTTAAATTCAGGTCAGTTAGCGATGGCGGAAGCCATGTCGAAAAAACTGCTTAAACAGTTTCCTAATGCGTTTGTTTTATACAACCTCTATGGCAATGCCTTAGCGGGACAAAATAAAACAAAAGAAGCGGTTGAGGCTTTCCGTAAGGCGATAAAAATTGATCCCAGTATCGCCGAAATGCATTTTAATCTAGCGGCGCTTCTCACCAATATGAATCGTCATGAAGAAGCTATCCAGAGTTATAAAAAAGCCGTCAGTCTTAAACCGAATCTCGTCGATGCTTATTATAATATGGGCATCGCTCATCAAGCCTTAAAACAATATCCGCAGGCAAGCCAAAATTATCAAAAAGCCATTGAGCTTGAACCGGGCTTTTATGAAGCCATGGTGAATCTGGGCGTTGTGTTGCAAGAGCAGGGCATGCTGATTGAAGCCATCAATACATACAACCAAGCCTTACAGATTCATAATGATGCACAGATTTATTTCAACCTCGGCACAGCCTACAAAAATCAAGGTAAATTAGGTGAGGCCATCGCTGCATACAACAAGGCATTAGAACTTAATCCCGATTATGCCGATGTGCATCGCAGTGTCGGGGAAGTCTTGCGTGATCAAGGCCGATATGACGAATCGGTTGCCGCCTACAAACGGGCCTTAGAGCTCAATCCTGATCTACCGATGGCTAACTACAGTCTGGCGGTTTATCTTTATGATAGTGGGGATTTGCAGGGTGCCTTGGAGCATTTTCAGCGTTCACAATATGCTGACTGGCAGGAGCGCTCCTTATATTGTCTCTATAAAACAGGGCAGTTTGATAAGTTTAAAAACGGCCTTGATGCATTAAAGCGAAGTAAAGATAACTCGCCATTTTTAGCCACATTAGCCGGGCATTATGCTGAAAACTTTGGCACCGAGAATGACTACAATTTCTGTAAAAATCCACTGGATTTTGTGTTTCATACCGAAATCCCCGAGCTTAAAAACAGTAGCGAGTTTTTAAACCAGCTTTTACAAGATATTCATACCTGCGATGTCGATGAAAAGTCTCAGGGACGACTCTTCAACGGCGTGCAATCTTCCGGTAATTTATTTAAACGTCCCGAAGCATCATTTAGACAACTGGCTGAATATGTTGCTCAAGCAGTAGAACGATATCGTCAGACCTTTGCCGGAGAAAACTGTCAGTTCGTTAAAGCTTTCCCGAAAACCACCGAGTTCGCCAGTTCCTGGTATGTAAAAATGAAAAGTGGTGGTCATCTGACCTCTCATATTCATGAAGAAGGTTGGGTCAGTGGATCGCTGTATTTGTCGTTACCAAAAAACAAACAGCACGAACATGAAGGTAGCATTGAGCTAAGCACGCATGGCGACGACTACCCTAAAAAACACGACAACTTCCCCACCAAAACCATTGCCCCGGAAGTCGGTGATTTGGTGATGTTTCCCTCATCCTGTTTCCATCGCACCATCCCATTCAGTTCAGATGAAGAACGTATTTGTATTGCGTTTGATTTGAAGCCGATGTGA
- a CDS encoding metal-dependent hydrolase, with the protein MDTVTQALLGGAVGYMVAGKKSPRKAVLWGAAIAVLPDLDIFIPHETDLASMTLHRSWSHSWFVQTAVAPLLAIILHRFDRTFSFFNWFLLTWLALITHSGLDALTVYGTQLFWPLMPSPVSGGSVFIIDPTYSIPLLIGFLAVLIAPDKIISTKLMRYTFAFSCVYLTWGLLSQQWVEHQAESTFAEQGIEIDHMQVSATAFNTLLWRVIAVNDEHYFEGFHSVFEGRQPIIFKAYDRGAELIDKVEHYPAYKRINWFTNGLFKLELQGDHIVASDLRMGMEPSYFFRFNIAEKGQQQYIPSIPNRFATSNHRKEGVHWVWQRIWNPAVEFNPQLN; encoded by the coding sequence ATGGATACAGTAACACAAGCATTACTCGGCGGTGCCGTAGGTTATATGGTTGCTGGTAAAAAATCCCCACGAAAAGCGGTGTTATGGGGAGCAGCAATTGCCGTGTTACCCGATTTAGATATCTTCATTCCCCATGAGACTGATCTGGCTTCAATGACATTGCACCGAAGTTGGAGTCATTCCTGGTTTGTCCAGACGGCTGTCGCCCCGCTACTCGCTATAATCTTGCATCGTTTTGATAGAACCTTTAGTTTTTTCAATTGGTTTTTGCTGACTTGGTTGGCTCTAATTACCCATTCAGGGCTTGATGCGCTCACCGTCTATGGCACACAATTATTCTGGCCGTTAATGCCGAGTCCGGTTTCTGGTGGCAGTGTGTTCATTATTGATCCGACCTACTCCATCCCGCTTTTAATTGGTTTTTTAGCGGTATTAATCGCACCAGATAAAATCATCAGTACGAAACTCATGCGTTATACCTTTGCTTTTAGCTGTGTGTATCTAACGTGGGGACTGCTTTCTCAACAGTGGGTTGAACATCAAGCTGAGAGCACTTTTGCTGAGCAAGGTATTGAGATCGATCATATGCAAGTCTCTGCAACCGCTTTTAATACGCTTTTGTGGCGAGTGATTGCCGTCAATGATGAACACTACTTTGAGGGCTTTCATTCTGTATTCGAGGGTCGTCAGCCCATCATTTTCAAAGCATATGATCGTGGTGCTGAGCTCATTGATAAAGTAGAACATTACCCGGCTTATAAACGCATAAACTGGTTCACCAACGGCTTATTCAAACTCGAACTGCAAGGTGATCATATCGTGGCTTCAGATTTACGCATGGGGATGGAGCCGAGTTATTTTTTCCGCTTTAACATCGCAGAAAAAGGTCAGCAGCAATACATACCCAGCATTCCGAACCGATTCGCAACCAGCAATCACCGTAAGGAAGGTGTTCACTGGGTATGGCAACGGATATGGAATCCAGCTGTCGAATTTAACCCTCAGCTAAATTAG
- a CDS encoding PQQ-dependent sugar dehydrogenase: MTVNLAKMLSAFAFLISSSFVAADISRDKDLNIEKILSDIPVAWGMDYLNDNVLLISQRDGHLYQFHQDTKRLHEITGLPVDILVQGQGGLFDVKRSPDYEKTGWIYLSYAKDVDDEGATTLARAKIENNILTHWQELLVTQSRTGNDVHYGGRITFDGKGHIFLSVGERGERPNAQNLMTHAGTILRLNMDGTAPADNPFVGKNEALPEIWSYGHRNPQGLFYNQQSQQLWEIEHGPRGGDEINLIEAGKNYGWPEISYGKEYWAPLSVGHGTHEEGMEQPIKTYIPSIAPSSLIQYQGTLFPQWHGILIIGALSLQHLNIVTLNDKNEAVDEQRLLNTLSRRIRNVIETPDGALLISTDSGDIYRISPKTE; encoded by the coding sequence ATGACAGTGAACCTGGCCAAGATGCTCTCCGCTTTCGCTTTTCTCATTAGCAGCTCATTTGTTGCTGCCGATATCAGTCGGGATAAAGATCTTAATATTGAAAAAATACTGTCTGATATTCCTGTCGCATGGGGCATGGATTATCTGAATGATAATGTTTTGCTGATCAGCCAGCGCGATGGACACTTGTATCAATTTCATCAGGATACAAAACGATTACATGAAATTACCGGCTTACCCGTCGATATTCTGGTGCAGGGCCAAGGCGGTTTATTTGATGTCAAACGCTCACCAGACTATGAAAAAACAGGCTGGATTTATCTAAGTTACGCCAAAGATGTGGATGACGAAGGTGCCACCACTCTGGCTAGAGCGAAAATTGAGAACAATATTCTCACCCATTGGCAGGAATTACTGGTGACACAATCACGTACCGGTAACGATGTGCATTACGGTGGACGCATTACGTTTGATGGCAAGGGTCATATTTTCCTGTCAGTCGGTGAACGTGGTGAGCGTCCTAATGCGCAGAACTTAATGACTCACGCCGGTACGATTCTACGCCTCAATATGGATGGGACGGCACCAGCGGATAACCCCTTTGTTGGCAAAAATGAAGCCCTGCCGGAAATCTGGAGTTATGGCCACCGAAATCCTCAGGGTCTGTTTTATAACCAGCAAAGCCAGCAGTTATGGGAAATTGAACATGGCCCCCGTGGTGGCGATGAAATCAATTTAATTGAAGCCGGCAAAAATTATGGCTGGCCTGAAATTTCTTATGGAAAAGAATACTGGGCACCGCTTTCTGTGGGACATGGTACTCACGAGGAAGGAATGGAACAGCCTATTAAAACCTATATCCCCTCCATCGCACCCAGCAGTCTTATCCAATATCAGGGCACCTTATTTCCACAATGGCATGGAATACTCATTATCGGCGCACTCAGCTTACAACACCTGAATATTGTCACGCTGAATGATAAAAACGAAGCAGTTGACGAGCAGCGTTTATTGAACACGTTATCCCGCAGAATACGAAATGTCATTGAAACGCCCGATGGAGCATTGCTGATCAGTACTGACTCTGGTGATATCTATCGGATTTCCCCAAAAACAGAATAA